Within Syntrophales bacterium, the genomic segment ACTATTTGCCTGTAATGGTATACTCTTTAACCACGAATCACCCCGCAGGGGTGAGACCTTTGTAACTCGCAAGATTACCAGAGCTCTTGCGAATATCTTAGCGGGCAATCAGAAGAAGCTATATCTCGGTAATCTCAATGCCAAAAGGGATTGGGGCTTTGCACCGGAGTATGTAGAGATGATGTGGCTTATGTTACAACAGGACAAACCAGATGATTATGTGATAGGGACAGGGGAGAGCCACAGTGTTCGAGAATTTGTGGAAATTGCCTTTTCTTATGCAGGTATAGAAATAGAATGGATTGGCGATGGTCCTCAAGAAAGAGGCATTGTCAGCTCGATAAGATGTGAAGTAGATAACATTAAGCCAGGTGATACGATCATAGAAATAGACCCCCGTTATTTTCGCCCAACGGAAGTTGAGCACCTCCAGGCAGATATCACCAAGGCAAGAGAAAAACTCAACTGGCAACCCCGTGTCACGTTCTCTGAACTTGTGAAAATAATGGTGGATTATGACCTAAAGATGGTAGGTATTGAACCACCCGGAGAGGGTATATCGACATGTCAGGCAAAAAACTTCTGCTACACCGAACATACCTTCGAAACGAATGATAAGATAAGGGAGAGATGAATTTTTATTACCAATCTACGTTATATTTTTTATAGCTCTTTCATGCTAAAAGAGAGATTTAAAGAAATCGAAGATACACTTTTATCAGAGACAAAATCCTTTTATG encodes:
- the gmd gene encoding GDP-mannose 4,6-dehydratase — encoded protein: MKALITGITGQDGSYLAELLLSKGYEVHGLIRRASTFNTGRIDHIYTDPHTEGAKLFLHHGDLSDSGQLINLIYNIKPDEIYHLGAQSHVRVSFDTPEYTGDITGLGTTRLLEAIRRSGIKTKYYQASSSELFGASPPPQSEKTPFYPRSPYAAAKLYSFWMTVNYREAYGLFACNGILFNHESPRRGETFVTRKITRALANILAGNQKKLYLGNLNAKRDWGFAPEYVEMMWLMLQQDKPDDYVIGTGESHSVREFVEIAFSYAGIEIEWIGDGPQERGIVSSIRCEVDNIKPGDTIIEIDPRYFRPTEVEHLQADITKAREKLNWQPRVTFSELVKIMVDYDLKMVGIEPPGEGISTCQAKNFCYTEHTFETNDKIRER